GGAAAGAGCCCGGGGTGAGGGAGGGTTCCCAGGAGGGAAACTGAACTTGCAGCCCCAAGAGAAAATACGGGCTCCTGGGGCCAGGGGCGGGGCGCCCATGGGGCCGGGGGCGGGGCTCCCGCTGGCGGGAGGAGGAAGGCGAGGAGGCAGGAGAGGCTGAGGAGTCCACGGCTGAGCCCCCCGGCAGCTAGCAGGCAGACGGTCCGCAGCCGAGCCCCAGGGAAGCCAGGGTTAGCGAGCAGACGGCCCGGGTGGGATGCGCCCCGGCCCCGGCCGTGCCCCCCCCCAGCGCGGTCCTCCCCCCCCCAGCGGGCCTGTTCTTCCCCCCTTCTTAGGTCCTTGCCCCTTACCCCTCTGGGCCCCCCCATGCTTGCGGcgctgccccctcccctccctcccggGCCTTCCTGAGCCAGCCCTTCCTCAACGGCAGGCACGGGGCTAGGCACCCAGAGCgtggaaggaaaaaatggaactgTGTCCCTTCCGCCAGCCCCCCAGTTTCCTCCCTGGCCCCCGCAGCTCCATTCTGTCTGTCCCCCCCTTTCCTGGGCTTGCTCTATCTCCGGGTGGCCTCCTTCCCTGTCAGGAGGTCCCATCAGCCCCTGGGCACATGCTCCTGGCCATGCGTAAGGGAGGGGGTGCCGGCCGGCGGGGGAGGAGAGTGGAAGTCCCCGGAGAGCTGGCCTAGTGTGGAAGGGGAGCGGGTCCCGGGACGCTCCTTTCTGCCCTTGGCGCCCAGAGACTCGGCCTGCCCCCAGCCAGCCTCTCTCTTTCAGGATGGAACTCATGATGGGGGAGCCTAGGATGAACGGCTTGGTCCCCAGGGGCCCCCCAGAGCCTGAGCAGTAAGTAGGGGACTGGCCATGGGGAGGGGGGGCCTGGGCACCAGATCCGGGCGACCCACGAGGCCTCCGCCCGTCACTTTTGCCCCTCCAGGTCCCAGGCCGAGCTTGCTGGCTTCCTGCCCCGGCCTCCCCCAGGGAAACAGGCTGTGCAGTTCTCTGATGTGAGTGCCCCAGCCCTTTGTGTGTGCCCCAATGCCCCCTGTGTGAGTGCCCCAATGCCCCCTGTGTGAGTGCCCCAGTGCCCCCTGTGTGAGTGCCCCAGTGCCCCCTGTGTGAGTGCCCCAGTGCCCCGTGTATGAGTGCCCCAGCCTTTGTGTGTGAGTGCCCCAGTGCCCCCTGTGTGAGTGCCCCAGTGCCCCGTGTATGAGTGCCCCAGTGTCCCCTGTGTGAGTGCCCCAGTGCCCCCTGTGTGAGTGCCCCAGTGCCCCCTGTGTGAGTGCCCCAGTGTCCCCTGTGTGAGTGCCCCAGTGCCCCCTGTGTGAGTGCCCCAGTGCCCCCTGTGTGAGTGCCCCAGTGCCCCCTGTGTGAGTGCCCCAGTGCCCCGTGTATGAGTGCCCCAGCCTTTGTGTGTGAGTGCCCCAGTGCCCCCTGTGTGAGTGCCCCAGTGCCCCGTGTATGAGTGCCCCAGTGTCCCCTGTGTGAGTGCCCCAGTGCCCCCTGTGTGAGTGCCCCAGTGCCCCCTGTGTGAGTGCCCCAGTGCCCCCTGTGTGAGTGCCTCAGTGCCCCCTGTGTGAGTGCCCCAGTGCCCCCTGTGTGAGTGCCCCAGTGCCCCCTGTGTGAGTGCCCCAGCCCTTTGTGTGTGAGTGCCCCAGCCCTTTGTGTGTGCCCCAGTGTCCCCTGTGTGAGTGCCCCAGTGCCCCCTGTGTGAGTGCCCCAGTGCCCCCTGTGTGAGTGCCCCAGTGCCCCCTGTGTGAGTGCCCCAGTGCCCTGTGTGTGAATGCCCCAGTGCCCCCTGTGTGAGTGCCCCAGTGCCCCGTGTATGAGTGCCCCAGCCTTTGTGTGTGAGTGCCCCAGTGCCCCCTGTGTGAGTGCCCCAGTGCCCCGTGTATGAGTGCCCCAGTGTCCCCTGTGTGAGTGCCCCAGTGCCCCTGTGTGAGTGCCCCAGTGCCCCCTGTGTGAGTGCCCCAGTGCCCCCTGTGTGAGTGCCCCAGTGCCCCCTGTGTGAGTGCCTCAGTGCCCCCTGTGTGAGTGCCCCAGTGCCCCCTGTGTGAGTGCCCGTGCCCCCTGTGTGAGTGCCCCAGCCCTTTGTGTGTGAGTGCCCCAGCCCTTTGTGTGAGTGCCCCAGTGCCCCCTGTGTGAGTGCCCCAGTGCCCCCTGTGTGAGTGCCCCAGTGCCCCGTGTGTGAGTGCCCCAGTGCCCTGTGTGTGAGTGCCCCAGTGCCCCCTGTGTGAGTGCCCCAGTGCCCCCTGTGTGAGTGCCCCAGCCCTTTGTGTGTGAGTGCCCCAGCCCTTTGTGTGAGTGCCCCAGCCCTTTGTGTGAGTGCCCCAGTGCCCCGTGTGTGAGTGCCCCAGTGCCCCGTGTGTGAGTGCCCCAGTGCCCCGTGTGTGAGTGCCCCAGTGCCCTGTGTGTGAGTGCCCCAGTGCCCCCTGTGTGAGTGCCCCAGTGCCCCATGTATGAGTGCCCCAGCCCTTTGTGTGTGAGTGCCCCAgttccccccctctccccccattcACCCTAGCCCCTCTGATTCTCTTCCTGTCCCACATTGCAGTTTGAGGGGAAGACATCTCTGGGCATGTCGATGTTCAACCTCAGCAACGCCATCATGGGCAGCGGGATCCTGGGGCTGGCCTATGCCATGGCCAACACAGGCGTCCTGCTCTTTTTGTGAGTCTGGCCTTCGGGCCTGGGGTGGGCTCGGGGGGATGGCTGGAGGGCTTCCCCACTGAGCCCGGCCATGTGCTCTGTCCTCCAGAGTCCTCCTGCTGTGCATGGCCCTCCTCTCGGCCTACTCTATCCACCTCCTGCTCACCTGTGCCGGTTTTGTTGGTgagtcccccccccccattcagaGAAACCGTCCCTGCTGTCCCTTTGCCCTTCCCTTGGCTGCTGTCTGGTTTGGATCCTAATCCCCTTGACCCCTGACCCCCGACCCCCTCTGCAGGGATCCCGGCCTACGAGGAGCTGGGTCGCCGAGCCTTTGGGACATCAGGGAAAGTGGCTGTGGCCGGAGTCATCTGCCTGCACAACATTGGGGGTGAGGCCATCTGGAGGcctgggggggggtgggggggccgCAGCAGGTGACAGGCTCCGGGCTCCAGGGTTGAGGAGCAAGTGCAGCCCAAGGCTTCAAGGCCCCTCCTCTTGCCCTGCCCCCCTTTTAGCCATGTCAAGTTACCTCTACATCATCAAATCTGAGCTGCCCCTGGTCATCAGGACCTTTCTGGACGCGAAGACCACAGATTCCAGGTGAGCACCCACTGCCACACAGAGACAGTCACACACGACTCGTCCCATCCGTCGTCTTTCTCCCCATTGCACTTTGGGGCGGAGTTGTCTCGGGCCTGGCAGCCCGGCCTCAGCGGGGCTTTCCGTCCAGCAATGAGCAACTGGTTCGCCTTGTTCTGGCAGTCCCGGCCTCCAGTCGTCAGCCCAGCTTGTCTGGCTTGCCGTCCAGCTGTGGCCGGCCGTGAGGGAGCAGCTGTCTCTGCTCACCCAGCCGCCCAGCTGTCCCCGGTTAGGCTGTCTGGCTCCGAGGGACCGGTGGGCTGTCCTGCCGGGACTCTCCCATCTGCCTGGCAGGGTTCACTTGTCTGGGCTCTTGCCACCCTGACCTAGCTGTCTGGTCAGCTGTGTGACTGGAGGGCTCTGGGAGGCGGGGGTGAGGTGGGGAGGGAGCTGAGTGTCAGCAGCCTCACGTGGAACAGTTGGGGGGCATCCCAGAAAGTGGTCCTCATTCAACTATTCCTTTCCACAATGTCCCTGAGCCTCTGCTGGGAGAGCCCCACAGAAGGGGGTGCTCTTTCACACTCTGGCCCGGCTCCCGGGTGCCAGGGATCGTTTTTCCCCACAAGTGCCCGGCCAGGGGCACCAGGCCCGCCCGTCACGACCAAGTGGCTGTGCTCTGATGGGCCATGCCCGGCTGCCCCCGACCACCCATGTCGGGGGCTGGGTTTGCCTTTTGCTGCCAGGGCAGCCTCAGCTCCATACCCTGCCATCCCCAGCAGCCCCTGGTTCTTGGATGGCAACGTTCTCATCGTCCTGGTCAGCATCGGCATCGTCCTGCCCTTGGCCCTCATGAGGCACCTGGGTAAGTCGAGGAGGAAGCACCAACCTccttgggaggggggaggagagggatggCAAGGGAGGGGGATTGGACCTCAGggccctccccccctccccggtCTAACCATTCCCCCGTGTGTGTCCCCATCCCTGCCCTGCACAGGGTACCTGGGCTACACCAGcggcctctctctctcctgcaTGGTCTTCTTCCTTGCCTCTGTGAGTTCCAGGGCCTTGGcgatggggatgggggtggggagggactTGGGGAGAGGGCCAGGTGGGGCTGGGCTAGCCCCACCCTGTGTGGCTCTGCTCCCGCCTCCTCGCAGGTGATTTATAAGAAGTTCTCCCTGGAGTGCCCCCTGACCAGTGGGAACTGGACCACGAGGCCTGCCCAGGGCCTCAATGACACCTGCGAGGTCCAGTTTTTCACCATTAACTCCCAGGTCAGGCCGCGTTCCccattccccctccctccccgctCCCCCTCTTCCACCCTACCGTGCTTAATACCGGTGCTCGGAAGCCCATCCCTGTCCCAGTTTTAGGTTAGGCCGGACCAGGGTCCgaaaggaggtgggggaagagtgCTTCCGGGGAGCCGCCCGGGAGACATCTGGCCATCCCCGGAAGCTCAGATGCCCCTGATGAGGGGCCGGCTGGGCCGGAGAAGAGTCTGAATTGGGGTGGGGGGAGCCCATTGTGGGGAAAGTGTCAGCAGGGGCATCATGACAGCATCCCTGGTGGCTCTGGCCCCCCCGTTTCCCCCCAGACAGCTTATACCATCCCCATCCTGGCCTTTGCCTTCGTCTGCCACCCAGAAGTCCTCCCCATTTACACAGAGCTGTGCAGGTATGGAGGGACATTGCAGTGGGAGGCCGGGGAAGCCAGGGAGGCGGGGACCCAGGTCCAGGACCGTGGCGGACCCCGAAGATCGAGGAAGGAGGAGCCGGGACGGGAGGATGCGGGTGGGGGGCCCCGGATGGGGACCGTGCCCTTTCTCTGTCGCCATCCAGACCGTCCCAGCGCCGGATGCAGGCCGTGGCGAACATGTCCATCGGGGCAATGTTTCTTATGTATGGGCTGACGGCGACATTCGGTTACCTCACCTTCTTTggtgagagggggagggaggtcCCGGGATGGGAAGACGGGGAGGCTGGAGGGGGATCGGGAGGCTGGAGGGGGGCTGGCTTCTGCTCCGGGTTGACATCTGTGTGTGTCCACATGTGCATGTGCCCGCCTTCCCAGGCCACGTGGAGGCGGAGATGCTACATATGTACAGTCAGGAGGATCTGCTGATCCTCTGCGTGAGATTGGCGGTGCTCATGGCGGTCACCCTCACCATCCCTGTCGTCCTCTTCCCGGTGGGTGAGCCTGGATGGGACGGGGAGGCAGAGCCCAGGGAGCAGGCTGGAGGCGGCCCGGGCCGTCTGTGACCCCGGTGCCATCTGCCCGCCTCTAGATCCGCCGAGCTATCCAGCAGCTCCTGTTCCCCACCAAAGCCTTTAGCTGGACCCGGCACGGCACCATCGCCCTTGGGCTCCTCGCCTTGGTCAACGTTCTGGTCATATTCGTGCCCAACATCCGGGACATCTTTGGAGTCATCGGTcagtctcctttctttcccccacccctcctgACCACTGCCTCCACAGGGCCACCGTGaccatcttttccttcctcccaggAGCCACATCGGCCCCTAGCCTCATCTTCATCCTCCCCAGCATTTTCTACATCCGAATCATCCCAAGGGACCAGGAGGCCTTGGCATCTCGCCCCAAGATCCAGGTGGGAGGGCTCATCAAAGAGCGGAGAACAGGAAGCCGAGGCAGCGGGTGGGAGGCGGGAGGAGAGCAAGGGGCGGGGGccggggaaaggaggaagaagccCCCGGCTGCACTGagccccctttcccctcccacagGCCGCCACCTTCACGGCTCTGGGCATCGTGATCATGGCCATGAGCTTGGGCTTCATCTTCACCGACTGGGCAGTGACCGGCCAGAGCAGGGGGGCGGGCCACTGAGCCAGAGGCCCAGCCAGGGCTCCCCCACCCCAGCCACCCCGCGCTCCGCTCACCTCTGGCTGCCTGCGGGGAGTGTTTGTGTGTTTGGGCGGCCGGGCCGGGAAGGGAGAGGGCTCCTGGGGCTCCGAACAATCAGCCTGTTCCAGAGGAAGGGCCGGGCTGGGCTGGGTTCTCTCTCCCTGCGGGGATCAAAGTCCCTGGGAGGAAGGGGAGCCCCAGCCTGGGGCCTGTTGGCCACCCCCCACGAGAAGACCGATTTGGCTTCACCTTTGagaaaatgcaaagaataaaGAGAATCTGGGGAGCTTGGCTCTTGGGTCATTGTGTCTGAGACCTCGGCCCCAGAGGGCCCTGGGCAGGAAGCCGGGGAGGATGGGACGGAAAAGGGCCAGAGCGGGCAGCTACTCACACGACGAGCCCCCTGCCAGAGATGCTCCCTGCTCCGGGCTCGGCCCTCTGGCTTCTGAGCCCCCCCATTCTGCTTGCTTTGAGAAGCCCGGGCCTCGGGCCCCCGAAGCCTCCCTTTTCCACACTCTTGTCCACTTGCCGTCCTCCCTCGAGTCCAAATGAGAGCCCTCCGTAGTGACGTAGCCCTGAATGACAGCCACCACACTGCACATGTCACATGCGGGGCACACATACGGCGCGCACACACCAGatacgtacacacacatacactcattgTGAGAGAGTTTCTCGCCCCTCCGCCAGTTCTCTATTCAGCTGAGACTCTCCCGTCGGGCACTTTCTGAAGCCCACATGGGACTGGACGTTGGCTACCTCCAAAGCATTCTGGGACAGTCCCCTGAGCCCAGCACGTGGCTCGGCCAGTGGACATTCCTCCGCCCGGCGCCCGTTACCAATCTGCCAACTGCTCCATATGTGTGCATGTCCACCTTGTGCCCCCGACATGTGGTGGGACAAGGCGGAGCCCAGGAGGCCACCCC
This is a stretch of genomic DNA from Sminthopsis crassicaudata isolate SCR6 chromosome X, ASM4859323v1, whole genome shotgun sequence. It encodes these proteins:
- the SLC38A5 gene encoding sodium-coupled neutral amino acid transporter 5 isoform X1, whose protein sequence is MELMMGEPRMNGLVPRGPPEPEQSQAELAGFLPRPPPGKQAVQFSDFEGKTSLGMSMFNLSNAIMGSGILGLAYAMANTGVLLFLVLLLCMALLSAYSIHLLLTCAGFVGIPAYEELGRRAFGTSGKVAVAGVICLHNIGAMSSYLYIIKSELPLVIRTFLDAKTTDSSSPWFLDGNVLIVLVSIGIVLPLALMRHLGYLGYTSGLSLSCMVFFLASVIYKKFSLECPLTSGNWTTRPAQGLNDTCEVQFFTINSQTAYTIPILAFAFVCHPEVLPIYTELCRPSQRRMQAVANMSIGAMFLMYGLTATFGYLTFFGHVEAEMLHMYSQEDLLILCVRLAVLMAVTLTIPVVLFPIRRAIQQLLFPTKAFSWTRHGTIALGLLALVNVLVIFVPNIRDIFGVIGATSAPSLIFILPSIFYIRIIPRDQEALASRPKIQAATFTALGIVIMAMSLGFIFTDWAVTGQSRGAGH
- the SLC38A5 gene encoding sodium-coupled neutral amino acid transporter 5 isoform X2, with product MELMMGEPRMNGLVPRGPPEPEQSQAELAGFLPRPPPGKQAVQFSDFEGKTSLGMSMFNLSNAIMGSGILGLAYAMANTGVLLFLVLLLCMALLSAYSIHLLLTCAGFVGIPAYEELGRRAFGTSGKVAVAGVICLHNIGAMSSYLYIIKSELPLVIRTFLDAKTTDSSPWFLDGNVLIVLVSIGIVLPLALMRHLGYLGYTSGLSLSCMVFFLASVIYKKFSLECPLTSGNWTTRPAQGLNDTCEVQFFTINSQTAYTIPILAFAFVCHPEVLPIYTELCRPSQRRMQAVANMSIGAMFLMYGLTATFGYLTFFGHVEAEMLHMYSQEDLLILCVRLAVLMAVTLTIPVVLFPIRRAIQQLLFPTKAFSWTRHGTIALGLLALVNVLVIFVPNIRDIFGVIGATSAPSLIFILPSIFYIRIIPRDQEALASRPKIQAATFTALGIVIMAMSLGFIFTDWAVTGQSRGAGH